TGGTGACTGGCAAGACAAGTGGGAGTTCACTTTCTGGAACAGCTGTTGAAGTACCATCTTCCCAATGAATGATTGGGATTGGTTCACCCCAATAACGTTGACGGCTAAAGAGCCAGTCGCGGAGACGGTAGGTAACCTTTTCTTGACCAAATCCTTTTTCTTCTAACCATGCTACAATTTTAGCAATCGCTTCTTCTTTGTTGAGACCGTTCAAGAAGTCTGAGTTGACGTGAAGGCCATCTTCTGTGTAGGCAGCTTCTGCTACGTTTCCACCTTCCAAGACTTCTACGATTGGAAGATCAAACTGTTTAGCAAATTCCCAGTCACGCTCATCGTGGGCAGGTACGGCCATAACAGCACCTGTTCCGTAGCTAGCAAGGACATAGTCGGCAATCCAGATTGGAATTTCTTTGCCATTGACAGGGTTAATCGCATAAGCACCAGTCCAAACTCCTGTTTTTTCCTTGGCAAGGTCTGTACGAGCTAAGTCTGACTTGAGGCTGGCTTGGTGTTTGTAGTCCGCTACAGCCTCAGCTTGTTCAGGTGTCGTGATGGCATCTACTAGTTCATGTTCAGGCGCCAAAACAGTGAAGGTCGCACCAAAAAGGGTATCTGGACGAGTCGTAAAGACGGTGAATTCCTTATCTGTTCCCTTAACTTTAAAGGTTACATTAGCACCAGTTGATTTACCAATCCAGTTGCGTTGCATGTCCTTGATAGACTCTGGCCAATCCAGCTCATCCAAGTCAGTCAGCAAGCGCTCCGCATAGGCCGTGATTTTAAGCATCCATTGGCGCATTGGTTTACGAACAACTGGATAGCCCCCACGCTCAGATGTTCCATCTGGAAGAACTTCTTCGTTGGCGATAGCTGTTCCTAGTTCCTCAACCCAGTTTACTGGCACTTCTGCTTCATAAGCCAAGCCTTTTTCGTAAAGCTTAGTGAAGATCCATTGCGTCCACTTGTAGTAGTTCGGATCTGTCGTATTGACTTCACGGTCCCAGTCGTAAGAGAAGCCAAGCGCATTGATTTGGCGTTTGAAGTTGGCGATGTTTTCTGCTGTAAATTCCGCTGGGTCATTCCCTGTATCCATAGCGTATTGCTCAGCAGGCAAACCAAAAGCATCCCATCCCATTGGGTGAAGGACATTGTAACCTTGCGCACGTTTGAAACGGCTAAGGATATCAGTCGCTGTGTAGCCTTCTGGGTGTCCTACGTGAAGACCCGCTCCAGATGGGTAAGGGAACATGTCCAATGCATAAAACTTAGGTTTTGAAGCATCTGTTCCTGTCTTAAAGGTGTGATGGTCAGCCCAGTATTTTTGCCACTTAGGCTCGATTTCTTTATGATTGTAAAAACTCATAGCGTCTCTCCAATTTTCGTGATGCTCCTATTATACCATTTTTAGGCGATTTTTAAAGGTTCAGACAAAGAAAAAGACAGGTCCCATACGGGACCTGTCTCTCCTGTTTTCTTCAAGAAAAGTCTATTTCACATGCTTTTCAAGTTCTTCTTGCGCTTTTTTATTGGATTTTTCTTTTTCTTTCTTCCATTGATCACGCGCTTTGTCGTAGTCTTTAGCCGATACGACCTTGTCTTGAACTTCTAAATATTTATAGTTGAAGGATTGACCCTTGTGGCCTGTCCAAGCAAAGGCTGCAGAGTATGGTACAGTCTTACGAACGACTGGAGAAGCTCCATCTGAATGGATCGGAATCAAGAGGGCACTATCGGTCAACCAAGCTTGAGCGGCAGCATATTTTTCGTAACGCTTGTTCACATCTTTGGTTTCATTGTGCGCATCTTCGATCAATTGATCATATTCATCAAAACCAGCTGCTTTTGCGGCTGCATTATCCGTACCAGCATCGAATCCAAAGTAAGAATTGGCGTTTTCGCCGGATTTACCACTAGTGATGTCGATGTAAGAAGATGGGTCCGTATAGTCTGGTCCCCAACCCAAGTTATTGTTCAAATCCCAGTCTTGTTGCGAAGCACTTTCAGCAAAGTAGGTAACCCGTTGCAGATCATCTTCAGAAATCATATTCAAATCGATGACAATATTTTCTGCTCCTAGTGTAGATTCAACTGACTGTTTAAAGGATTGAGCTTGTTTGATCCCATCTGTATAAGTTGAAGAAGTTGGAAGGTCCAAATGAATTGGGAATTCAACTCCTTGAGCTTGCAAATCTGCCTTGGCTTTGGCAAACTCTTCTTTGGCCTTGGTTGGATTGTAGAGGGTGTCTTTTCCATCTGCGACAGAGACCCCTTTCCATTCATCCCCATAAGCTTCCAAGTCTTTTTCTACTGCATCACCAAATTGTTTGCCATCGATTTGGACAAAGTTTGGTGGCGTAAAGGTATTACGGATGACCTTATTGGCACCCGCTTCCCCGTTAGTTTGCGCTACATAAGCCTTGCGGTTAAAGGCAAACATAATGGCTTGACGGAAGTCCTTATTTAAGATTGCTTTCTTAGTTGAAGTCTTTTGAGCATCAGTAGTCTTCTTTGTGATTTCATAGGCCTGACGGTCAATGTTGAAGGAAAGGTTGTAGGTTGAGGAACCTTGGTCAGTATAGACAATGTCGTCCTTATGCTTCTTCTCTACACTCTTATAGTTGGAACCATTTGGGAAGACACGAGCAACTGTATAGTCGCCGTTATCAAATCCACGGATCAGAGACTCGGAGTCTTGCCCATCATAATAGGTCAGCTTCACTTTACTGATCTTAACATTATCCGCATCCCAGTATGTTGGGTTCTTTTCCAATATCGCAGAAGATTTAGAAGTGATGGATTTGATCAAATAAGGACCGCAGTAGAGGATACTAGACGGAGAGGTCCCTTGACCATAGTTATCTCCCTTAGATTTCAGGAATTCTCCATTAACCGGCATCAAGATCCCCATCGTAGTCTTAGAATTCCAGAAACTTTCTGGTTGGCTCAGGGTATATTGAACGGTGTAATCGTCAATAGCTTTTACACCAACTGTTGAAAAATCAGTTGTCTTCCCTGAAACATAATCATCCAAGCCTTTGACAGATTTTTGGACCAAGTAAATTGCTTGTGATTTCTTGTCTGCTGCGTGCTTGAGACCTGTGACAAAGTCTTGGGCCTTGACTTCTCCATATTCTTCCCCTTCAGAAGTCATCCATTTGACCCCTTTACGGAGTTTATAAGTATAGGTCAAGCCATCCTTGGAAACAGTCCAGTCTTTAGCAAGCGATGGGATTAAGTTCCCGTACTTGTCCACTTCCAACAAGCCATCTATCGCATTTCCTGTAAACTCGGAAGTCGATTTTTTATTAGAAATCGAATAGTCGAGGGTATCTGGATCCTGGGTATAGACATAGCTAAAAGTCTGTTCGCCAGAACTTCCAGATTTCCCTCCTGAGCAGGCTGCCAGTACACCAGCTGATAAAAGCAGAGCGCTGGTAGCTAAGAGTACCTTCCCTTTGTTCATATAAATCACCTCATTGTAAAAAATGTTATACTCAATTTAAATTATAGCACTTTCTAGGGAAATGTAAACGCTTTTACTGTGAAATTATTCTATTTTTTCTTTATTTTTTCAATTTCTTCTTTTTCTAGAATTTTTTCAAGTTGAATCCCTGGCCTGTATGATATAATGGAATCTATGAATTATGGGAGACATTTACACAAACGACTTAAACGCAACCTCTTGTCCCTCCTTGTAGGAGTCTTGGCATTTGGCCCTATTTCCACTGCCTTTGCGGACGACATCTACCAGCAAGAAGATGTCATGAAAATCGCAGCCGACGCTGGACTGGTATTGGACGATTTTTACAAACCTAAGGCTGACATCGTCATCGACGCCAATACTGGAGCCATTTTGTACGGAGACAATATCGACACGGTCCGTGACTCAGGAAGCATGGCTAAGCTCATGAGTGCCTACGTGGTCTTTCGAGCCCTTAAAGAAGGCAAGATCAAGTACGATACCGTGATCACAGCAACAGAGGCGGACCAAGCCATCTCGGAAAACAATCTGTTAAGTAACTCACCTATTGTAGCTGGTGTTGACTACAAGGTATCTGAATTGATCAAGATGCTCTTTGTTCCATCTTCCAGTGCGGCCGTGATTATGCTCGCCAACGCCGTCACTGACAATGATCCCGATAAGTTTTTGGACTTAATGAATCAGTACGCACAAGAAATGGGGATGAGCCATACCAAATGGCATAATCCAAATGGGGCGATGATTTCGGTCCTTCAGGGCTACTACAATCCTCAGCGCTACGATGTCAATGCCAATAACGAAATTACAGCGCGGGACATGTCTATTCTGGCTTATCACATCGTAAACGACCTGCCAGAAATGCTGGAATACACCAAGCAAGCTCACACTACCATCATGGAAGGAACCCCCTACGAGCAAAGCTACGATAACTACAATACTTCCCTCGAAGGTGGAAAGTTCGCCCTTAAAGGAACAGATGGACTCAAGACCGGATCCAGCCCAACTGCTGACTACAACTACACCGCGACAACCAAGCGGGGGAAACAACGGATTATCGAAGTGATTTTGGGGGTTGGGAACTACGATGTCGAGATCGCCGAAAGCTACCGCAATCAAATCGGGAATACCTTGGCTGAGAAAATGTTCGCAGACTACCAGTATAAAAAAATCCTTTCTGCAGGCGATCATACCATCGATGGTAAGACCATTCACTTGAAGCAAGACTTCTATGCGACCGTTAAGAAGGGAACGAAGCCAGCCCTTAAACTAGAAGACAACCGCCTAGTCGTCCAGAACGGCTTGCAACAGGTATCTCCAAGCATTAAACCGGGAGTGGCTGTCAGTGAGTCTAAAACAACGACCTCTAGCAGTAAAAGCAAGGGACTCGATGTCATGTGGCTCTTCTGCTTCCTGCCTGCCGGAATTTTATACCTGATCTTTAAACAAACCGATCCAAAAAGAAGAAAATAGAAAAAGAACTCCCATTACCATAAGGTATGGGAGTTCTTGGTTTGTCGACAAAGTCATCTTAGAAACTTTCCTTAGGTGAGTACGGACGTCAGCGAACTTCGAAGAAGTTCCATGACTTAGTTTTGGACCTAAAGTTCCAAAACTCCCGAGTGCTAGAAACAATCGTGTTTCTAGCACTTTTCTCACGGCGGAAAGTTCCTAAGCATTTTTTAATGAGCCTTAAAAAGTATCTAATTTTAATTTTTTAGGCATCCATTAGTTTGTTTGATGTAAAAAATCAGTTTGTCTACATTATCTGTGAATGACAGATATTGATTTAGTCTAAACCTTGAACGTAGGCATCTACTGCTACGATGGCTTGGGCAATATCAGAAGCCTTCACTTCAAATGGCATTTGATGGATGGTTTCTCCTTCGATGGTGGCCTGTTGGCCAACCTTGAGAAGATCTTCATAACTTGCAGTTTCAAGATGCATTTCTTTCAGAGTGGTTGGCATACCGATTTGTTGATAGAAACGAATGTATTTATTCAATTCTTCCTTCGGACGGTTTTCCAAGAACAATTGAACTAGCGTTCCGTAGGCTACTTTTTCACCATGTGTCAAATGATGGATGTCCCCAGTAAGGGCTGTAAAGCCATTATGGATGGCATGGGCAGCTGCTAATCCCCCACTTTCAAATCCAATACCACTGAGAAGGGTATTAGCTTCAATAATGTTTTCAAGAGCAGGGGTTACGACTTTGGCTTCACAAGCAGCCATGGCTTGGAGACCATCAGCAAATAAGGTTTTTTCACAACGTTGTGCAATGGCGACACCCGCTAAGGTTTGTCGTTGACCCAACATGGTTTTTCCATTCGCTTGCATCACTGCACGCGCTTCTACCCAAGTTGCTAGGCCATCTGCGATACCAGAAGCGAGCAAGCGTTTTGGTGCTTGAGAGATCACTTTGCTATCCACCAAGACCAATTCTGGGTTCTTAGAATAGAAGATATAGCGCTCAAAGGCACCCTCATCCGTATAGATAACCGACAAGGCTGAAACGGGAGCATCTGTAGAGGCGATGGTCGGAGCAATCACAACTGGTGATTTTAGAAGATCAGCAATAGCTTTTGCACTATCGATGGTCTTTCCTCCACCAAGTCCAATGACCAAATTACAGCCATTTTCTTCTGCCAGACTAACCACACGATTGATTTCGTTGTCAGAAGCTTCTCCATTAAAGAAGACTGGTAAAACCGTGAGCCCATTTTGACCAAGGTATTCTTCAAAACGCTTCCCTACGATATCATAGACCACTGAATCACATAGCAAAACAGGGTGAGTCCCTAATTCTGAAATAGATTGCGCATTTTCAAATAAGGCATTTTCACCTTGAATGTAACGTGACGGACTTGCAAAATTTCTCATAGTCTGCTCCTTTAAAATTTATTTAGTTCACACTCATAGTAGCATTTATTTCTATGAAATTCAAAGAATTATACAAGGCTCCAATCAATTAAATTTATCTGTTCACGCAGTCATTGGAAGCGTTTCATTTTTATTTGATGAATCTTATGATTTTCTAATTCGCTCAAAAATCCCCAAAGCTAGTTTCAGTAGGTTGAAACTTGACTTTGGGGATTTTTATTTTTTTCACGAGCGATCAAGAAAATCAATCGCCTAACTGAAGTTGAGACTACTTCCTTTGATCAACAAAACTAGTATCGCGAAATTGAACTCGCACTAAAAGCGTCGAGAAAAAGAGAGATTGACTGGTGGGCCTGGCCCACATGGTCAATCTCCTATTTTCTTCTCGCTTTTTTTACGGGCTTAGTATCTTAGACTACCAAATGATCACACGGTCTTCTGGTGCGCGCCACATGCCGTCGCCTTCTTTGACATCGAAAGTTTCAAAGAATTCGTCAAAATTTGGTAATTGAACATTGGTACGGAGTTTTCCTGGTGCGTGGACATCGACACTTGCGAGGAGTTGCATGTACTCTGTCCGAGCTTTCATGCGCCAGATGCGAGCAAAGTTGGTGAAGAATTCTTCTGCTGAGAAATCTTTCTCTTTCTTCGCGGCTTCAAGGGCTGCAGCGATCCCTCCGAGGTCTGCTACGTTTTCAGAAACGGTCAATTTCCCGTTGATCTTAGCACCGTAGGAGTCTTGGCCTTCGAACTGATCGATAACTTTTTGTGTGCGAGCGGTAAAGGCTTCGTAATCTTCTGGTTTCCACCAGTCTTTCAAGCTACCATGCTCGTCAAAGGATGCTCCATTGGTGTCAAAGGCGTGGGAGATTTCATGGGCAATGACTGCACCGATTCCGCCGTAGTTGGCTGATGATGATTGGTGAAGGTCATAGAAAGGTGCTTGTAAAATCGCTGCTGGGAAGACGATTTGGTTCTGTTGCGGATCATAGTAAGCATTGACCAGGTGGGCTGGCATGTGCCATTCGCTTCGATCAACTGGTTGGTTCCACTTGCTCCAAGTATGGGCAATGGAAATTTCATAGAGAGCTTGAGCATTTTCCACCAAGGTCTTGCTTTCGTCGATGATTTTTTTGGCGTATGTTTCTGGTAATTTTTCAGGATAGCCAATATGCGGTGTAATGACATTGAGTTTGACAATGGCTTTTTCACGAGTCTCAGGAGCGAGCCAGTCTGCTTTTTCTAAGCGCTCCTTGTAGACGTCAATCATGGTCGCGACTTTATGCTCTACGTCTGCTTTTGCTTCTGGTGAGAATTTTTCGCCCGCATACCAGAGTCCAAGTGCTTGGCTATAAGGTCCTTCTGCCAAGGCCAGAGCTGCTTTTTCTTTTGGACGAGGTTCTGGAATCCCCGTGATGATCCGTCCATATTCACCAGACAAGACACGGATTTCTTCCGTCAAGAAAGACGTCCAATCTAAAGCTGCACCGAGTTTCAATTTGGCATGAATGGTTTCCCAGTTGGCTGCCGAGTAGTATTTTGGTGCGAATTCCTTCCAGAAACGCTCTTCTGGCACGATGATTTTATCTGGTGTTTGTCCGATCACTTCAGTAAAGAAGGCATCGAGTGGCAATTCTGGGACCAAGGCCTTGAAATCTGCCCACTCATAAGGATGATAGAGTTTGTTGTACTCGGATCTTTCTTCATTTGACAAGACATATTTGGCCAATTCTGCATCCGCCGCAATGACCTTATCCAGGATATCCTTGATTTCTTCCTCTGAGAATTCAAATTTAGGTAAGAGTTTTTCCATCATTTGGCGCCAGATAGCCAGTAATTCTGGGCCTTTTTCGTTGCCTTCTTCATAATAGGTTGTATCTGGCAAGATGAGAGCAAGGGACTCTCCCCACAAGACATTCATTTGGGCATTCATAAAGTCTGGTGACACGCTAAATGGCATGAGATTTGGTTTGCCAGCTAGTTCATAGGTGCCCAACTTGCTGGTATAGTCTTCAAAAGAAGACAAGGCCTTGATTTCATTGATCAAGGGTATGACTGGTGCCACACCAGCTGCTTCTCGCGCATCAAAATCTGCCACCATTTTGTGGTATTTGACAAAGTTTTGCAGAATGCTGTCTTCAGGCAACTCTTCTCCCCGTTGCCATTTTCCAGTGATATCCAACATCAAGTTTTCGATATCTTGGATCAAGTCCATAAAACCACCAGTTGACGGTTTGTCATCAGGAATCACAGCTGTCTCAGCCCATTCCCCATTGACATAATCATAAAAATCATCTTGTAAACGTACCATGATCTTCTCGCTTTCGTTCTTTTCTAATAACCTTATCAAAAATAGGAACTTTTTTCAATGATTACAAGTAAGTTAATCTAAATTATTTTAAAAATTAACTTGACTTAATTTTTTCATTTATGTATATTAATAGTAAAGGAGCAAACTCATGATTCAAATTGAACATCTAAGTGTTGCCTACCAGCAAACACTGGCCCTAGAGGATCTTTCCCTCACCATCCAGGGTCCAACCATCCTAGGCATTCTTGGACCCAACGGAGCAGGAAAGTCAACCCTGATCAAGGCCATGCTAGGACTTCTCCCTCATTCGGGAAAGGTCCTGCTCGATCAAAAAGATCTCGGCCAAGCTCTTCAACGAGTGGCCTACGTCGAACAGAAATCCGCTATTGATTTCCACTTCCCCATCACGGTGCGGGAGTGTGTCTCACTGGGTCTCTATCCCCATCTTTCGATCTTCAAGCGAAAAAGCAAAGAAGATCTCCAAAAGGTGGAAAATGCAATGAAGCTTGTCAATCTTCTTGATCTAGCAGATCGCCAGATTGGTCAGCTTTCAGGAGGGCAATTCCAACGGGTCCTAATCGCCCGCTGCTTGGTCCAAGAAGCAGAGGTCATCTTTTTGGATGAGCCCTTTGCAGGGATTGACTCCGTTAGCGAAGACATCATCATGCAAACACTAAAAACCTTGAAAAAAGAAGGCAAGACCATCCTGATCGTCCATCACGACCTCAGCAAGGTCCCTGCTTACTTCGACCAGGTCCTCCTTCTCCATCGTAAGCTGATTGCTTTTGGAAAAACAGAGGAAACCTTTACCAAGGAGAATCTGCATGCAGCCTACGGTCATGAACTCTTTATAGGAGGTGAAATCAGATGATTGCAGAATTTATCGATGGATTACAACAATTTCATTTCCTACAAAACGCTCTCATTACAGCTATTGCCATCGGGATCGTCGCTGGTGCAGTCGGATGTTTCATCATTTTGCGAGGCATGTCTCTCATGGGAGATGCTATCTCACACGCGGTCCTTCCAGGTGTGGCTCTGTCCTTTATCCTTGGCATCAACTTCTTTATTGGCGCCATTGCCTTCGGGCTTTTAGCTTCCATCCTGATCACCTATATCAAGAGCAACTCCATCATCAAGAGCGACACTGCAATTGGGATTACCTTTTCTTCTTTTCTCGCCCTAGGAGTCATTCTGATCGGAGTCGCTAAAAGTTCCACCGACCTTTTCCACATCCTCTTTGGGAATATCTTGGCCGTGCAAGACCAGGATATGTGGATGACCATCGGTATTGGGGTGGCGGTCTTGCTGGTGATTTGCCTGCTCTTTCGACCTTTACTGCTCACATCTTTTGATCCTGTTCTGGCTCAATCCATGGGCGTCCGGGTCAAGGTCTATCACTACCTTCTCATGGTGCTCTTGACCTTGGTTTCTGTCACTGCTATGCAGAGTGTCGGGACCATTCTCATCGTCGCCATGCTCATCACACCCGCTGCGACGGCCTATCTCTATGCCAACAGCCTCTGGTCCATGATGCTCCTTTCATCCGGATTAGGTGCTCTTGCATCCATCCTAGGACTCTTTATTGGCTATAGCTTGAATATCGCCGTCGGGTCTTGTATTGTCCTCACTTCTGCTGTCTTCTTTCTCATCAGCTTCTTTATCGCTCCTAAGCAGAGAAAGAACAAGCACGCTCTTTCGCCTCATTAAAGGAGAAACACATGAAAAAAATCGCTTCTGTCCTCGCCCTCTTTGTGGCGCTCTTATTTGGTCTGTTGGCCTGTAGCAAAGGCTCTTCTTCCAAGTCCTCATCCGATAAATTGAAGGTGGTTACCACCAACTCCATTCTCGCAGATATGACCAAAAATATCGCGGGGGATAAAATCGAGCTACACAGTATTGTCCCTGTCGGTCAAGATCCCCACGAGTACGAACCACTCCCAGAAGATGTCAAAAAAACTTCACAAGCCGACCTGATCTTCTACAATGGGATCAACCTCGAAACGGGTGGCAATGCTTGGTTTACTAAATTGGTCAAAAATGCCAATAAAGTAGAAAACAAGGACTATTTCGCAGCTAGCGACGGAGTCGACGTCATCTACCTAGAAGGCCAAAACCAGGCTGGAAAAGAAGACCCTCACGCTTGGCTCAATCTCGAAAATGGAATCCTCTACGCTAAAAACATTGCCAAACAATTAATCGCAAAAGATCCAAAAAATAAGGACTTCTACGAAAAAAATCTAGCAGCCTACACTGAAAAGCTCAGCAAGCTGGATCAAGAAGCTAAGCAAGCATTCAATAACATCCCGGCAGACAAGAAAATGATTGTAACCAGCGAAGGTTGCTTCAAGTACTTCTCCAAAGCCTATGGCGTCCCATCTGCCTATATCTGGGAAATCAATACGGAAGAAGAAGGCACACCTGACCAAATCAAAACACTGGTAGAGAAATTGCGTCAAACCAAGGTGCCGGCCCTCTTTGTTGAATCCAGTGTCGATGAACGTCCTATGAAAACTGTCTCTAAAGATACCAATATCCCGATCTATGCAAAGATCTTCACTGATTCCATTGCCAAAGAAGGAGAAAAGGGCGATAGCTACTACAGCATGATGAAGTGGAACTTAGACAAGATCGCAGAAGGATTGAGTCAGTAACCCTTCAGATTTCTAAACAAATCAGTGGCCCCTCCTCCGGTATTGAGGTACAATAAAAACAAAAAAAGGAGTCTTTTTATGGCAACATTTTTAGGAAACCCTGTTACCTTTACCGGATCTCAACTGCAAGTAGGGGAAATGGCTCATGATTTTTCATTGATCACTCCAGCTCTGGAGAAGAAATCTTTAGCTGATTTTGCTGGCAAGAAAAAAGTCCTCAGCATCATCCCATCCATCGACACAGGGATCTGTTCTATGCAAACACGTCACTTCAACAAGACCTTGTCGGACTTGGAAGACACTGTCGTCTTGACGGTCTCTGTCGACCTTCCTTTTGCTCAAGGTAAGTGGTGCGCTGCTGAAGGACTCGACAATGCCATCATGCTCTCAGACTACTACGACCATTCCTTCGGGAAAGCTTACGGCCTCTTGATCAATGAATGGCACTTGCTGGCGCGTGCTGTCTTGGTCTTAGATGCGGATAACAAGGTCACTTACGTCGAATACCTGGACAACATCAACAGCGAACCCAATTATGACGCTGCAATTGAAGCTGTCAAAGCACTTGATTAAAGTAAAAAGAGGTCTACTGCCTCTTTTTCATTGCTATAAAATCCGATGGAGCCCATTCTGGAGGAGAACCCGCCAGCGTAAGCGAGGGATGCCTCTGAGGAAACTTCGCACGCGTCTTGCTACTTGTTGCTTATAGCTCTTACCCCCCTGTGCAAAGACTCCTTTTCGACTCCAATAACCTTGCTCTCCGCGATCATTCTTCGGAGCTAGATAGCGAACACCTTGCTGATAGAGGACCTGCTTGCGAAAGGCTGGGTCCCACGCTTTGACGGGGTCAATATCCAAGTCCTTATGGGTCCGGCCCCTAGCCAACCCGTAGTTAAAACTTGCACCATTGACAATGCCATTTTCAGAAACTTCTACTGGATCGACTTCATTGAGGAAATGCCCAGCTTGATCGAGAATATACTCCGTATGAAAATTTAACAAGACCTTGAAATTGACTTGTTGGGAGGCCCCTGATGGATAATGAAGGTGACCATCTGGTCTTAGGGAGACCTTGTTGTGAAGGCGGGCAGCCGCATAAGCATCCACCGTGACAGCTATAGTCTCCTGTAGGTAAGCTTGTAAGGCCTCTTCGTCAGTCTGTCCAGCTCTCGCATTATGTATCCGAATCCATTGCGCCTGGTAACTTGAAAGTAGGTAGCGCAACTGGTGAACCTGGCGTTTCAAAAGCTGATCTCCCGACTGATCTGCTAAAGGATCCTTTTCAAAGGCGACCTGCACGACGCGTGAAAAAGCCTTCCAAAAGTCGGATCCTGGCGGACAATCTGGAGCCATCCTACTCAGAAGAAAGGCTGTTTCTTCACAAGTTCCAGACAAGTCACTCGGCATCAGGAGAATTTTCATGACGCCCCTCAGCAAGTCTTGGGCAGCAGTTTCCGTTAGATCCTTGATCTCTTGAAACCACATGTTTTGAAACAGAGGACTGGCAAAGAAAAAGACAGACTGGTATTGTTCTTGGTAGGCTTGTGGATCTTTG
The DNA window shown above is from Streptococcus sp. S1 and carries:
- the leuS gene encoding leucine--tRNA ligase translates to MSFYNHKEIEPKWQKYWADHHTFKTGTDASKPKFYALDMFPYPSGAGLHVGHPEGYTATDILSRFKRAQGYNVLHPMGWDAFGLPAEQYAMDTGNDPAEFTAENIANFKRQINALGFSYDWDREVNTTDPNYYKWTQWIFTKLYEKGLAYEAEVPVNWVEELGTAIANEEVLPDGTSERGGYPVVRKPMRQWMLKITAYAERLLTDLDELDWPESIKDMQRNWIGKSTGANVTFKVKGTDKEFTVFTTRPDTLFGATFTVLAPEHELVDAITTPEQAEAVADYKHQASLKSDLARTDLAKEKTGVWTGAYAINPVNGKEIPIWIADYVLASYGTGAVMAVPAHDERDWEFAKQFDLPIVEVLEGGNVAEAAYTEDGLHVNSDFLNGLNKEEAIAKIVAWLEEKGFGQEKVTYRLRDWLFSRQRYWGEPIPIIHWEDGTSTAVPESELPLVLPVTKDIRPSGTGESPLANLTDWLEVTREDGVKGRRETNTMPQWAGSSWYYLRYIDPHNTAKLADEDLLKQWLPVDIYVGGAEHAVLHLLYARFWHKFLYDLGVVPTKEPFQKLFNQGMILGTSYRDHRGALVATDKVEKRDGSFFHVETGEELEQAPAKMSKSLKNVVNPDDVVEQYGADTLRVYEMFMGPLDASIAWSEEGLEGSRKFLDRVYRLITSKEIVAENNGALDKVYNETVKSVTEQIESMKFNTAIAQFMVFVNAANKEDKLYVDYAKGFIQLIAPFAPHLAEELWQTVAATGESISYVAWPTWDESKLVEDEIEIVVQIKGKVRAKLMVAKDLSREELQEVALADEKVKAEIDGKDIVKVISVPNKLVNIVVK
- a CDS encoding peptide ABC transporter substrate-binding protein, with the protein product MNKGKVLLATSALLLSAGVLAACSGGKSGSSGEQTFSYVYTQDPDTLDYSISNKKSTSEFTGNAIDGLLEVDKYGNLIPSLAKDWTVSKDGLTYTYKLRKGVKWMTSEGEEYGEVKAQDFVTGLKHAADKKSQAIYLVQKSVKGLDDYVSGKTTDFSTVGVKAIDDYTVQYTLSQPESFWNSKTTMGILMPVNGEFLKSKGDNYGQGTSPSSILYCGPYLIKSITSKSSAILEKNPTYWDADNVKISKVKLTYYDGQDSESLIRGFDNGDYTVARVFPNGSNYKSVEKKHKDDIVYTDQGSSTYNLSFNIDRQAYEITKKTTDAQKTSTKKAILNKDFRQAIMFAFNRKAYVAQTNGEAGANKVIRNTFTPPNFVQIDGKQFGDAVEKDLEAYGDEWKGVSVADGKDTLYNPTKAKEEFAKAKADLQAQGVEFPIHLDLPTSSTYTDGIKQAQSFKQSVESTLGAENIVIDLNMISEDDLQRVTYFAESASQQDWDLNNNLGWGPDYTDPSSYIDITSGKSGENANSYFGFDAGTDNAAAKAAGFDEYDQLIEDAHNETKDVNKRYEKYAAAQAWLTDSALLIPIHSDGASPVVRKTVPYSAAFAWTGHKGQSFNYKYLEVQDKVVSAKDYDKARDQWKKEKEKSNKKAQEELEKHVK
- a CDS encoding DUF1958 domain-containing protein, with protein sequence MESMNYGRHLHKRLKRNLLSLLVGVLAFGPISTAFADDIYQQEDVMKIAADAGLVLDDFYKPKADIVIDANTGAILYGDNIDTVRDSGSMAKLMSAYVVFRALKEGKIKYDTVITATEADQAISENNLLSNSPIVAGVDYKVSELIKMLFVPSSSAAVIMLANAVTDNDPDKFLDLMNQYAQEMGMSHTKWHNPNGAMISVLQGYYNPQRYDVNANNEITARDMSILAYHIVNDLPEMLEYTKQAHTTIMEGTPYEQSYDNYNTSLEGGKFALKGTDGLKTGSSPTADYNYTATTKRGKQRIIEVILGVGNYDVEIAESYRNQIGNTLAEKMFADYQYKKILSAGDHTIDGKTIHLKQDFYATVKKGTKPALKLEDNRLVVQNGLQQVSPSIKPGVAVSESKTTTSSSKSKGLDVMWLFCFLPAGILYLIFKQTDPKRRK
- a CDS encoding glycerol dehydrogenase — protein: MRNFASPSRYIQGENALFENAQSISELGTHPVLLCDSVVYDIVGKRFEEYLGQNGLTVLPVFFNGEASDNEINRVVSLAEENGCNLVIGLGGGKTIDSAKAIADLLKSPVVIAPTIASTDAPVSALSVIYTDEGAFERYIFYSKNPELVLVDSKVISQAPKRLLASGIADGLATWVEARAVMQANGKTMLGQRQTLAGVAIAQRCEKTLFADGLQAMAACEAKVVTPALENIIEANTLLSGIGFESGGLAAAHAIHNGFTALTGDIHHLTHGEKVAYGTLVQLFLENRPKEELNKYIRFYQQIGMPTTLKEMHLETASYEDLLKVGQQATIEGETIHQMPFEVKASDIAQAIVAVDAYVQGLD
- a CDS encoding M13 family metallopeptidase encodes the protein MVRLQDDFYDYVNGEWAETAVIPDDKPSTGGFMDLIQDIENLMLDITGKWQRGEELPEDSILQNFVKYHKMVADFDAREAAGVAPVIPLINEIKALSSFEDYTSKLGTYELAGKPNLMPFSVSPDFMNAQMNVLWGESLALILPDTTYYEEGNEKGPELLAIWRQMMEKLLPKFEFSEEEIKDILDKVIAADAELAKYVLSNEERSEYNKLYHPYEWADFKALVPELPLDAFFTEVIGQTPDKIIVPEERFWKEFAPKYYSAANWETIHAKLKLGAALDWTSFLTEEIRVLSGEYGRIITGIPEPRPKEKAALALAEGPYSQALGLWYAGEKFSPEAKADVEHKVATMIDVYKERLEKADWLAPETREKAIVKLNVITPHIGYPEKLPETYAKKIIDESKTLVENAQALYEISIAHTWSKWNQPVDRSEWHMPAHLVNAYYDPQQNQIVFPAAILQAPFYDLHQSSSANYGGIGAVIAHEISHAFDTNGASFDEHGSLKDWWKPEDYEAFTARTQKVIDQFEGQDSYGAKINGKLTVSENVADLGGIAAALEAAKKEKDFSAEEFFTNFARIWRMKARTEYMQLLASVDVHAPGKLRTNVQLPNFDEFFETFDVKEGDGMWRAPEDRVIIW